The sequence AGGTCACAAAGTGCAACGTCCGGATTCGTCCTTGGAACATGTTCCCATGATACGTGTTGGTATTGAGCGGACAGTTTTTTCACCTCATTATAAAGATTTTGTAGATGAGGTTTATGAATTTTGTATAAACCGGTTATTTGCCTTATTGCAAGCTGACTATCCGAGTAAATTGTCAGGTACGGATCTGAATACAAGTGTGCTTTGGTAAGGGCTCTGATTATGGCTGTATACTCCGCAACATTGTTTGTCGTCTCTCCTAAAAATTCAACATATGATTCAATCAAAGTTCCATTTTCATCTTTGATTATATACGAACAGGCAGCAGCTCCTGGATTTCCCCGTGATGCACCATCTGTAGAGATCTTCAACATTGGGTATAGTGTTCATCGTATCAGACACATACATGTATGGATACATGACGATCCCCGAACTTGCTCTCATGGGATTTATCATCGGTCTGACCGGTGCTCTCGCTCCCGGACCAACACTGGTGGCAACCATTCATTCAGCCCTTCGTATCGGCTGGACCGGGGGGCCACGGGTTACGGTTGGGCACATTATTGCAGAAATGGGAATTGTTTTGCTTATAGTGGCAGGAGTCACAACCGTATCAGATACTTATCGCCCGGTAATTGCTGGAATCGGAGGGGTTGCCCTTGTAATTTTTGGTGGGATGACTCTTCTTGGTGCCCGAAATGCAACCCTGTTATCTGGTAACTGTGAAGGAAAAAATGCAGGCCCTGTTCTTGCCGGACTCATTACCAGCATCTCAAATCCCTACTTTTGGATCTGGTGGTTTTCTGTAGGGAGTGCCCTGTTATTCAGTTCATTTTCTCAAGGAATTGCAGGTTTACTTGCATTTATTGGTGGGCACTGGTCAGCGGATCTTGCCTGGTTTACTCTTGTCTCTGTTGGTATTCACCGGAGTAAAACAGTAATTGACAATAGAATATATCGGGGAATCTTACTTGGATGCGGACTTCTTTTAGTTATATTTGGTATGTGGTTTCTTACCCAGGCGTTATAATCGGGATATTAGCAAAAAATTTGGTGTCTCCAGTGGAAATAAAGGGGTGATAAACTCTTCCAGGCGCATGGGACTACGTGATATCCTGTTCATCAATTTCAGGCATAAATTCATCCATGGTTCGCCTCAAAAATCTCCTTACTTTTTCAGATTCTGTAAATCCCTGGTCCAACCGGTCTACAATACGGTTGATCAACCGAACACCTTCTAGAATGCGTTGTTGGTATGGTCCTTCTTCAATACCTGCACTCATTGATATCAGAGTGAGGGGATTTCGTATCTCATCATTCAAAGCAGCTAACTGAGCAATATTTTTATCAATCTGTGAAATTGCGATCTTCTGATCCTGTAGCAGTCTGGTCTCCCAGGTAATATCCCGTCCGATACAAAACCGGAGCATATTGTCTTCAATCTCCACGAATTTGATCTGCATATCAAGAAAAATTTGGTTCCCAAGAACGTTTGTGAACTCCCAGGTGAACCGTTTTCCTTCCCTTTTTGGGTGATACCAGTGATACACCAGGGATTCGCAATTATCCGAATTAGTATTACACCTAGGAAGAGAGGATATGGGAATTCCTATGATCTGTTCTGAAGAGAGTCCGGTGATTTCTTCAAACCGGGGATTACACACCAACACTCCATCTTCATCACCGATAATAATTGGATCAGGGGCAGCGTGAAACAAGATCTACCATCTCGCTTCCACAGCCTGTAACCGCCGATATATCTGTTCGGACGGAAATGATTGTAGGTCCATCTTACTCGCCTCGTCCTTCATGATTCTCCCTTTCCTGTATCTCCAACTCGATATCGATTATGTGGTATATGGAAAACAAACCTGACACCTGTCCCATATGTACCCTCTTCAGAAATGCTAATATCAGTAATGGCAAGAACCTCTTTTATCAAAAAAAGACCGAGACCAGTATTTTTCCCATACCCTCTTAAGAATATTTTATCTTTATCATCATCAGGAATTCCTCCTCCATTATCTTCATACTGTAAGAGACCCTCCTCAGCATTTGATTCAAATGAAAGACGAATACAAGTTACGTTTACTCCATGTCTGGTTGAGTTCTCAACAAGGTTATAAAATACCTGTTTAATAAGAGCATCTGAGTACAACTCAAGAGGTGGAATGTCACAGGAATAGTTGAGTTCAATTGCAACCTGCCGTACTGCCCAATCAAATAATTGCCGGACATTATGCCACGAAGGTTCATGTATACCAATTTCTTCATATGTTTTGCTGAAGTCGATTAATTTCCCAATATCTGCTACCGCTTTTTTCTGATGTGATAATATTTCGGTTACTTTTGGATCATTTGTTTCAGTTTCTGCAAAAAATCTGAACCCATCGATGATGGTAACTTTGTTTCTGATATCATGTCTGGTCAGAGAAGAAAGAAGCATTAATTTATTATTCAGTTCTGATTGCTTCTTTAAGGCGAACTTCAGATCTGTAATGTCTCTTATTGTTTCTATTGCACCAACCAGATTTCCTTTACTATCATACAATGGCCCAGCAACTGCCCATTCATGCCGATTCACTCCTGTCGACGTAATATGTTCAAGTTCTGCAGATATGACTCCGTTTTCATATTTTACGTTACTATAATATTTTGAGATATCAAGGGCAGAATCTAATATTTTGTCAATCAGGATAGGGCGTTGGTTTTTATATACTGCACATGAATAGGTCTTTTCTCCTGTCATCAACTCCTGCATGGGGGTTTGAGAGTAATCTTCCATTGCCCGGTTCCATGCAAGTATCCTGCCTCTTGTGTCAATAACAAAAGTCGGATCCGGAAGGTGTGCCAGAATACTATTGAGAAGGCGTAATGAATCTGATAGTGATTCCTTTTCAAGCGTCAGCTTCCAGAGTTGAAGTTGGTATGTAATATCCTGGATGTTAAGAATAAGGTATTTTTCTCCATGTGAATTTGTAATGATGGTTAAATCGTGGAGTGCTGGAAATTGAGTTCCGTCCTTTCTGACTCGAATCGCTTCTCCGGTAGAATGACCAGTATCTGAAGCCATCCGAATCCATACGGGAATGTCTCCCTGACTATCTGAATGAACTGGTCCAAAAAATCCGTTTTCCAAAGCCTCTTCAGAAGAAAATCCATGCATTGATACATATGCGTCATTAACTGTATCTGGTCTTTCAATTGGTCCGGCGATAATGCCTGCACGGGTATTTCTGACTATGTCCGCAAGTTGATGGATTTCATCATGCATCCGCTTCTCTTCGGTGATGTCGCGTATTTGAAGAAGATCGAGGGATACATCATCGAGAATGAGTGGGACTTTCCGAATATTTACAATTAATTTTCCTTTCCTGGAAATATTTGTGCTTTGCTCCCATTCTTTATCGTTCTCATGAGTACTGCCTACCAATGAGGTTATCAGGCTGGAGCAGTTGAGTAAATATTCAAGACTTTCTTTTTGTGTATCCCATCCAAACATTGTATAAGCCGCTGGATTAGCATGGATGATTTTTTCCCCATCCCAGAGAATGATTGCATCTGATGCATTCGAAAACAAAGAATAATACCGCTTTTCTGATGTTGCTAAAGAACTGATGTTTCTCCGAATTGAATCTATCATTGAAGATGTTGTCTGAGCAATCCGGTTGAGTTCCTGATGTCTTGATGGTCGTATGTGATGGTCCAGATCTCCCTCAGCAATTACATCAAGATCTTCAAGTAATGACTCTATGGGGCTAAATAAAAATCGTGAAAAAAGAAATGCCAACAAAGAAGATAATAATATCGAAATGAGGAGTAATGAAATTGTCAATGATAACAGGTATCCCTTTTCTTTGTGATATTCGCTGGTTTTAAAAACCATTCTAGCAATATAATCGATATATTCAGAAGCAGGACTTGTTCTGTCTCCACTTTCAATAAAAAAATATCTGGTAAGGGTCTGGTTTTCATCA comes from Methanospirillum hungatei and encodes:
- a CDS encoding ribonuclease HI family protein, with translation MLKISTDGASRGNPGAAACSYIIKDENGTLIESYVEFLGETTNNVAEYTAIIRALTKAHLYSDPYLTIYSDSQLAIRQITGLYKIHKPHLQNLYNEVKKLSAQYQHVSWEHVPRTNPDVALCDLLCNEELDRHCI
- a CDS encoding LysE family transporter, which translates into the protein MYGYMTIPELALMGFIIGLTGALAPGPTLVATIHSALRIGWTGGPRVTVGHIIAEMGIVLLIVAGVTTVSDTYRPVIAGIGGVALVIFGGMTLLGARNATLLSGNCEGKNAGPVLAGLITSISNPYFWIWWFSVGSALLFSSFSQGIAGLLAFIGGHWSADLAWFTLVSVGIHRSKTVIDNRIYRGILLGCGLLLVIFGMWFLTQAL
- a CDS encoding PAS domain-containing protein: MFHAAPDPIIIGDEDGVLVCNPRFEEITGLSSEQIIGIPISSLPRCNTNSDNCESLVYHWYHPKREGKRFTWEFTNVLGNQIFLDMQIKFVEIEDNMLRFCIGRDITWETRLLQDQKIAISQIDKNIAQLAALNDEIRNPLTLISMSAGIEEGPYQQRILEGVRLINRIVDRLDQGFTESEKVRRFLRRTMDEFMPEIDEQDIT
- a CDS encoding PAS domain S-box protein, with the protein product MALFIIIILISLISITAIYYSETSKQIDDRFYKDLNQTEFFLKGASDRITKGQMLWESTYNKPLRTVSDLVIKEYESHSRDPSQIDLHYIINQTDPDYRNRIDILIINSSGVVEYSSNLNDLYLDFRKWVSFNKTITDIRMNDSFRLDRVVRGFDTNKPWRIFAYQPTPDHRFLVEIAYNIFNDYQTERNELSLNALVNQVMNQDSRVLELDLIGSTGMIMSEVDEIPIPAHPDVANISMELYAIHGSRDIYDDENQTLTRYFFIESGDRTSPASEYIDYIARMVFKTSEYHKEKGYLLSLTISLLLISILLSSLLAFLFSRFLFSPIESLLEDLDVIAEGDLDHHIRPSRHQELNRIAQTTSSMIDSIRRNISSLATSEKRYYSLFSNASDAIILWDGEKIIHANPAAYTMFGWDTQKESLEYLLNCSSLITSLVGSTHENDKEWEQSTNISRKGKLIVNIRKVPLILDDVSLDLLQIRDITEEKRMHDEIHQLADIVRNTRAGIIAGPIERPDTVNDAYVSMHGFSSEEALENGFFGPVHSDSQGDIPVWIRMASDTGHSTGEAIRVRKDGTQFPALHDLTIITNSHGEKYLILNIQDITYQLQLWKLTLEKESLSDSLRLLNSILAHLPDPTFVIDTRGRILAWNRAMEDYSQTPMQELMTGEKTYSCAVYKNQRPILIDKILDSALDISKYYSNVKYENGVISAELEHITSTGVNRHEWAVAGPLYDSKGNLVGAIETIRDITDLKFALKKQSELNNKLMLLSSLTRHDIRNKVTIIDGFRFFAETETNDPKVTEILSHQKKAVADIGKLIDFSKTYEEIGIHEPSWHNVRQLFDWAVRQVAIELNYSCDIPPLELYSDALIKQVFYNLVENSTRHGVNVTCIRLSFESNAEEGLLQYEDNGGGIPDDDKDKIFLRGYGKNTGLGLFLIKEVLAITDISISEEGTYGTGVRFVFHIPHNRYRVGDTGKGES